The following coding sequences are from one Lolium rigidum isolate FL_2022 chromosome 6, APGP_CSIRO_Lrig_0.1, whole genome shotgun sequence window:
- the LOC124668244 gene encoding trans-cinnamate 4-monooxygenase-like has product MDVNLLEKALLGLFAAAVLAIVVAKLTGKRFKLPPGPSGYPIVGNWLQVGDDLNHRNLMGLAKRFGEVFHLRMGVRNLVVVSSPELAKEVLHTQGVEFGSRTRNAVFDIFTGKGQDMVFTVYGDHWRKMRRIMTVPFFTSKVVAQNRVGWEEEARLVVEDVRADPASATTGVVIRRRLQLMMYNDMFRIMFDRRFESMADPLFNRLRALNAERSILSQSFDYNYGDFIPFLRPFLRGYLKRCTNLKTKRMKVFEDEFVTPRKKELEQSGEIKCAMDHILEAERKGEINHDNVLYIVENINVAAIETTLWSIEWGIAELVNHPDVQSKLRNEIAAVLGPNMAVTEPDLERLPYLQSVVKETLRLRMAIPLLVPHMNLKEAKLAGYDIPAESKILVNAWFLANDPKRWLRSDEFRPERFLEEEKAVQAHGNDFRFVPFGVGRRNCPGIILALPIIGITLGNMVQNFQLLPPPGQAKIDTTEKPGQFSNQIRTHANVVCKPLKA; this is encoded by the exons ATGGACGTCAACCTCCTGGAGAAGGCCCTACTGGGCCTCTTCGCGGCAGCGGTGCTCGCCATCGTCGTCGCCAAGCTCACCGGTAAGCGCTTCAAGCTCCCTCCGGGCCCGTCCGGTTACCCCATCGTGGGCAACTGGCTCCAGGTCGGCGATGACCTGAACCACCGCAACCTGATGGGCTTGGCCAAGCGTTTCGGCGAGGTGTTCCACCTCCGCATGGGCGTCCGCAACCTGGTGGTCGTCTCCAGCCCCGAGCTGGCCAAGGAGGTCCTCCACACCCAGGGCGTGGAGTTCGGCTCCCGCACCCGCAACGCCGTCTTCGACATCTTCACCGGCAAGGGGCAGGACATGGTGTTCACCGTGTACGGCGACCACTGGCGCAAGATGCGGCGCATCATGACCGTGCCCTTCTTCACCAGCAAGGTGGTGGCGCAGAACCGCGTCGGGTGGGAGGAGGAGGCGAGGCTGGTGGTGGAGGATGTGAGGGCCGACCCGGCGTCGGCGACGACGGGGGTGGTGATCCGCCGCAGGCTGCAGCTGATGATGTACAACGACATGTTCCGCATCATGTTCGACCGCCGGTTCGAGTCCATGGCCGACCCGCTCTTCAACAGGCTCAGGGCGCTCAACGCCGAGCGCAGCATCCTCTCCCAGAGCTTCGACTACAACTACGGcgacttcatccccttcctccgcccattcCTCCGGGGCTACCTCAAACGCTGCACCAATCTCAAGACCAAGAGGATGAAAGTCTTCGAGGACGAATTCGTCACACCACGCAA GAAGGAGTTGGAGCAGAGTGGTGAGATCAAGTGCGCCATGGACCATATCCTCGAGGCCGAAAGGAAGGGCGAGATCAACCACGACAACGTCCTCTACATCGTCGAAAACATCAACGTTGCAG CCATCGAGACGACGCTGTGGTCAATCGAATGGGGCATTGCTGAGCTGGTGAACCACCCTGACGTCCAGTCGAAGCTGCGCAACGAGATTGCTGCCGTGCTTGGCCCCAACATGGCAGTGACAGAGCCCGACCTGGAGCGCCTCCCCTACCTGCAGTCCGTCGTGAAGGAGACTCTCCGCCTCCGCATGGCCATCCCGCTGCTCGTGCCACACATGAACCTCAAGGAGGCCAAGCTGGCCGGCTACGACATCCCTGCCGAGTCCAAGATCCTGGTGAACGCCTGGTTCCTCGCCAACGACCCCAAGCGCTGGTTGAGGTCCGACGAGTTCAGGCCGGAGCGGTTCCTCGAGGAGGAGAAGGCCGTCCAGGCTCACGGCAATGACTTCCGCTTTGTACCCTTTGGTGTTGGCCGGCGAAACTGCCCCGGGATCATCCTAGCGCTGCCCATCATCGGCATTACGCTCGGAAACATGGTGCAGAACTTccagctgctgccgccgccggggCAGGCCAAGATCGACACCACCGAGAAGCCCGGCCAGTTCAGCAACCAGATCCGCACGCACGCCAACGTCGTCTGCAAGCCGCTCAAGGCTTAG